One window from the genome of Andrena cerasifolii isolate SP2316 chromosome 3, iyAndCera1_principal, whole genome shotgun sequence encodes:
- the LOC143366572 gene encoding uncharacterized protein LOC143366572, producing the protein MAAALLGKCIGLLALILLLYSCCYAFRIREHGVQTSSTSAEQPQRGTCASIFGRCQEKTGATTSTGRKWHETTASRLASGRKPPAEVTSPDDDDDSGAEGVRAKQERIGRSREHEDQDVDDAASVEVEDDDDDEDLATVEVEEEEEDVDRGASDEEIEEESDVDKDEGEKEEEKSDEDDEEEERGSDRKVQRMSVEDEDEKDERRNEKDSRKKLGDARLMAKKDVPRGKVIMIGKGGRRSADEAEGQGKADVKKIASLEKAPKERVRDITKREKAEEDDDKVEDVDEDTEDDEDLENEENKDDDEDEDEEDDEDSEEEEVESTPPPKKLEKVRFADKDKVKSAEVKPTPAVFEKPTIEVKKPPETTKKQEEPAKKVVEAVKKPVESAKKSAESPGRSAESVKKAEFAKPTKPEPESVKPVRKSEEKASASVRPELSKVAPKAKPEPPKQPENTKVKTVQVTPAKEVKRFDKEEESKAKTKAHVEAPLTLAQLNDALLRVPTFVPNFTAVEDFECQQQGKIFLRQLRGYKLWALQMLDSSAKIPSSLLRGNVNQLGDFDECLGVVAYVKLNDNTIKVQGKYCLANIDLHASHTDMRLPVNMMQARAFIRGNMHDPGHFIPKFTTANWALCLPAVCSAEDAQNILEQALSYFNSTTGIKFTVEVDPNMCYVKQTSKTYSKETIGVLYFYAMIVCLVIVATVRDYLVVSERKGNYSERIIMSFSLRRTMKALLRSGTSENDIRCIHGIRTLVTIALYLAHQLIAISRLPFSNRIDLTEVANNPISSVLRASMVYTDAFLLLSGALTAYNMANEYTIRGEIRWFCRFIARYIRLTPALLAVVFWYAFVMEHTGSGPQWNSVILPNAELCKNNAWTNLLYIQNFFPFEEMCATHTHQLALDMQLSLLTPMLVFFLECKPVIGIIMVFFFILLSATLRYVATMSNYLSLVIFHGMSLKHLYKTANLTYALPLHRATPYVFGVGLGTLLHSTGKNVRIHKVLVILGWLIAMALGSWSLFSPWHLARRDYVYDAEEATNYAVISPVLWALSMCWCIFACYTNNGGIINRFLSNHWLVIFSRISYAVYLTQFAVFFYNVGTTRYSTEFQLHRAIDPLEAAAVIAASIVLTLLFDLPMQEIKSVIMESTDMLVVEVASKESPETPVTDDAQKPARGDQVKEKAFEDDDEVALTGWDWQKDIGGTKLSNENVEDEEQVNMPILKKSGGRRRSFIGHESSGEPLPTWDWIKEPSKRQSMADDDYRERGRRSRNDHRDYRDGEDESLDLSRAQQEREEAPKRSRRSLSRSLDSKRLPTRDSDEEDEYLRRREEEEDQRWYRRSESRGRSVIRESDDYRSWEFVGKERSSSRGPDAKRLSTKSDEYEAAQRQTRLTPSRSSDTRRPLSSESEDEPSRKKVERRQPSEPRISDEEDWEGELRIRRKQFMEKLATQQGDPLAEEDDYSSPRRRSSAEGKIALLKDPSAGDNMDSWTISVGSRVAQLGSSQERSEPEEDNAYLRRREYREQAPPLREDTQSEEEVIWDASRRRSYTSSSQVTSVEEDEDASSFNFVLTKGSKRVSLQDLSKLSQEDSDLADSGWNVVRSESSDALPRSTSLGLFKRESIVKSQASEEDPEYLLPERPKLVQQEREHPFKKAWQMQKSRSEEDGSAAYAIRESKEQSKAEGKPREDDVQDEKREDGGDQYDDVGSFADDESESITYSRSSDTEEYRTASKSEEMETASTERSESASIEDNKANSKSDAEEDSLTFNWPTEDQQFEVYKTSLRSKSEETDWNWEEEET; encoded by the exons ATGGCTGCCGCCCTTCTGGGCAAGTGCATCGGTCTGCTAGCGCTCATTCTCCTACTCTACTCCTGCTGCTATGCCTTCCGTATACGCGAGCACGGCGTGCAGACGTCCTCCACGTCGGCGGAGCAGCCGCAACGCGGCACCTGCGCTTCCATCTTTGGCAGATGCCAGGAGAAGACGGGCGCGACTACGTCGACGGGCCGAAAGTGGCACGAGACGACAGCTTCGCGGCTTGCCAGCGGTCGGAAACCACCTGCCGAGGTGACGTCGCCCGATGATGATGACGACAGTGGGGCAGAGGGGGTGCGCGCGAAGCAAGAAAGAATCGGACGCTCGAGGGAGCACGAGGACCAGGACGTGGACGACGCTGCGAGCGTCGAGGTGGAGGACGATGATGATGACGAAGACCTGGCGACcgtggaggtggaggaggaggaggaggatgtcGATAGAGGAGCGAGTGATGAAGAGATAGAGGAGGAATCTGATGTGGATAAGGATGAGGGAGAAAAAGAGGAGGAAAAGAGTGACGAAGACGATGAAGAAGAGGAAAGGGGAAGCGATCGTAAAGTTCAGAGGATGTCTGTGGAAGATGAGGACGAAAAGGACGAAAGAAGGAATGAAAAGGATTCGCGGAAGAAACTGGGCGATGCTAGATTAATGGCGAAGAAAGATGTCCCGCGTGGTAAAGTAATAATGATTGGTAAGGGTGGAAGAAGGTCTGCGGATGAAGCAGAGGGACAAGGGAAAGCAGATGTGAAGAAGATAGCGAGTTTAGAGAAAGCTCCGAAAGAAAGAGTTAGGGATATTACGAAACGAGAAAAGGCTGAGGAAGATGATGATAAAGTAGAGGATGTTGATGAAGATACAGAAGATGATGAAGACCTGGAGAATGAAGAGAATAAGGATGACGATGAAGACGAAGATGAAGAAGATGATGAAGAttctgaagaagaagaagtggaGTCTACTCCTCCTCCGAAGAAGTTGGAAAAAGTTCGATTCGCGGATAAGGACAAAGTTAAATCTGCAGAAGTTAAACCGACTCCAGCTGTTTTCGAGAAGCCAACAATTGAAGTGAAGAAACCACCTGAGacgacaaagaaacaagaagaaCCCGCGAAGAAAGTAGTGGAAGCAGTGAAGAAACCAGTCGAGAGTGCAAAGAAGTCTGCCGAGAGCCCGGGGAGGTCAGCTGAGAGCGTAAAGAAAGCCGAATTCGCTAAACCAACGAAACCTGAACCCGAATCGGTTAAACCTGTGCGAAAATCGGAGGAAAAGGCTAGTGCGTCCGTGAGACCGGAATTGTCTAAAGTAGCGCCGAAAGCGAAGCCAGAACCACCGAAGCAGCCAGAAAATACGAAAGTGAAAACAGTGCAAGTTACTCCGGCTAAAGAGGTTAAACGATTCGATA AAGAAGAAGAGTCGAAAGCAAAAACGAAAGCACACGTGGAGGCTCCTCTCACTTTGGCTCAACTGAACGATGCGTTACTACGCGTGCCGACCTTCGTGCCAAATTTCACGGCCGTCGAGGATTTCGAGTGTCAGCAGCAAGGCAAGATCTTCCTTCGGCAGTTGAGGGGTTATAAATTGTGGGCTCTCCAAA TGTTGGACTCGAGTGCGAAAATCCCGTCGAGTCTATTGCGCGGAAACGTCAACCAGCTCGGAGATTTTGACGAGTGTTTGGGCGTGGTGGCGTATGTGAAATTGAATGACAATACGATAAAGGTGCAGGGCAAATATTGCTTGGCCAATATAGATTTACACGCGTCTCACACGGACATGAGGCTTCCGGTTAACATGATGCAGGCTCGTGCTTTCATAAGAGGAAACATGCATGAC CCTGGTCACTTTATTCCGAAATTTACGACGGCGAACTGGGCATTATGCCTTCCAGCAGTGTGCTCTGCCGAAGACGCTCAGAATATATTGGAACAAGCGTTGAGCTACTTCAATTCTACCACAGGAATCAAATTTACGGTGGAAGTTGATCCTAACATGTGCTACGTCAAACAGACATCAAAGACCTACTCGAAAGAGACGATTGGTGTTTT ATACTTCTATGCCATGATCGTCTGCCTTGTCATCGTCGCGACCGTGAGGGACTATTTGGTGGTCTCAGAGAGAAAAG GGAACTATTCTGAGAGAATAATAATGTCCTTTTCTTTACGGAGGACCATGAAAGCCTTATTGAGAAGTGGGACgagtgaaaacgatattaggTGCATTCATGGAATAAGGACACTCGTCACGATTGCCCTTTATCTTGCTCATCAGCTCATAGCAATATCGAGGTTGCCATTTTCTAACCGAATTGACCTTACGGAG GTTGCGAATAATCCGATCAGCTCGGTTCTAAGAGCATCGATGGTTTATACGGACGCGTTTCTGCTACTCAGCGGCGCCCTAACTGCTTACAATATGGCGAACGAGTACACGATTCGCGGTGAGATCCGTTGGTTTTGTCGTTTTATCGCCAGATATATCAG ACTTACGCCAGCATTACTTGCAGTAGTGTTTTGGTACGCATTTGTAATGGAACACACAGGATCTGGGCCACAGTGGAACAGCGTCATACTGCCGAACGCTGAACTCTGCAAGAACAACGCCTGGACGAATTTGCTGTACATACAAAACTTCTTCCCCTTCGAAGAAATG TGTGCAACTCACACCCATCAGTTGGCGTTGGACATGCAGCTGTCACTATTGACACCGATGTTGGTATTCTTCTTAGAATGCAAGCCAGTCATCGGGATTATCATGGTGTTCTTCTTCATTTTATTATCAGCCACACTTCGTTACGTTGCAACGATGAGCAACTATCTGTCACTGGTCATTTTTCATGGAATGTC ATTGAAGCACCTTTACAAGACTGCTAATTTAACTTACGCACTGCCCTTACACAGAGCCACGCCATATGTGTTCGGCGTAGGTCTTGGCACGCTGCTGCATTCCACTGGAAAAAACGTCAGGATCCACAAG GTGTTAGTGATCTTGGGATGGTTGATCGCGATGGCCTTGGGATCCTGGTCGTTATTTTCACCATGGCACCTAGCCAGAAGGGACTACGTGTACGATGCTGAAGAGGCGACCAATTACGCTGTGATCAGTCCAGTCCTGTGGGCCTTGTCTATGTGCTGGTGCATATTTGCATGCTACACGAACAATGGAG GTATCATAAATAGATTCCTGTCGAATCACTGGTTAGTGATCTTCAGCAGGATATCGTATGCGGTATACTTGACGCAGTTCGCAGTATTTTTCTATAACGTTGGGACCACGAGATACTCTACTGAGTTTCAGCTTCACAGAGCC ATCGATCCTCTGGAAGCAGCTGCGGTCATAGCTGCATCGATCGTTCTCACCTTGCTCTTCGATCTTCCGATGCAAGAGATCAAGAGCGTAATAATGGAAAGCACGGATATGTTGGTAGTGGAGGTTGCTAGCAAAGAAAGTCCAGAGACGCCAGTCACTGACGATGCGCAGAAGCCCGCGAGAGGAGACCAAGTGAAAGAGAAAGccttcgaggacgacgacgaggtagCCTTAACCGGTTGGGATTGGCAGAAGGACATAGGGGGCACGAAACTGAGCAACGAGAACGTGGAAGACGAAGAGCAGGTGAACATGCCCATTCTGAAGAAGTCAGGCGGTCGAAGAAGATCGTTCATCGGTCACGAGTCCTCCGGCGAGCCGCTCCCAACGTGGGACTGGATCAAGGAACCGAGCAAACGTCAGTCGATGGCCGACGACGACTacagagagagggggaggaggAGCAGAAACGATCACAGGGATTATCGCGACGGGGAGGATGAGTCGTTGGACCTTTCCAGGGCGCAACAGGAGCGGGAGGAAGCTCCCAAGCGAAGTAGACGTTCGCTCTCCAGGAGCTTGGATAGCAAGAGGCTGCCAACACGGGAcagcgacgaggaggacgagtaTTTACggaggagggaggaggaggaggaccagAGATGGTACAGGAGATCGGAGTCCAGGGGGAGGTCGGTGATTAGGGAATCGGACGATTATCGGTCGTGGGAGTTCGTCGGTAAGGAACGCTCGTCCTCCAGGGGTCCGGACGCCAAAAGGCTCTCCACCAAATCGGACGAGTACGAGGCTGCGCAAAGACAAACAAGACTTACCCCCTCGAGATCCAGCGACACAAGGAGGCCCCTCTCCTCGGAGAGCGAGGACGAGCCGTCGCGAAAGAAGGTCGAAAGAAGGCAGCCGTCCGAGCCCAGGATCAGCGACGAGGAGGATTGGGAGGGCGAGCTGAGGATACGGAGGAAACAATTTATGGAGAAGCTCGCTACGCAACAGGGAGATCCCCTGGCCGAGGAGGACGATTACAGTTCCCCGAGGAGAAGGTCCTCGGCGGAGGGGAAGATCGCCTTGCTCAAGGACCCTTCAGCTGGCGATAACATGGATTCCTGGACGATCAGCGTGGGGTCTCGCGTCGCTCAGCTGGGCTCCTCTCAGGAACGCAGTGAGCCCGAGGAGGACAACGCGTATCTCCGACGGAGGGAGTACCGCGAGCAAGCGCCCCCTCTTAGAGAGGACACGCAGAGCGAGGAGGAAGTTATCTGGGACGCGTCGAGGAGGAGATCCTACACCAGCAGCAGCCAAGTGACCTCCGTCGAAGAGGATGAGGATGCCTCCAGTTTCAACTTCGTCCTGACGAAGGGCAGCAAGAGGGTCTCGCTGCAGGACCTGTCTAAGTTGTCCCAGGAGGACTCTGACCTGGCGGACTCTGGATGGAACGTTGTGAGAAGTGAGAGCAGCGACGCGTTGCCCAGATCCACGTCGCTGGGGTTGTTTAAGAGGGAGTCGATCGTGAAGAGCCAGGCTAGCGAAGAAGACCCAGAGTACCTGCTGCCAGAGAGGCCGAAGTTGGTGCAGCAGGAACGCGAGCATCCTTTCAAGAAGGCTTGGCAGATGCAGAAGTCCAGGTCCGAGGAGGATGGCTCCGCGGCGTACGCCATTAGGGAGTCGAAGGAGCAGTCGAAAGCCGAGGGGAAGCCGAGGGAGGATGATGTTCAGGATGAGAAGAGGGAGGATGGTGGTGACCAGTACGATGACGTGGGCTCGTTCGCTGATGATGAATCCGAATCGATCACGTATTCTCGCAGCTCAGACACCGAGGAGTACAGAACAGCCTCGAAATCTGAGGAAATGGAGACAGCGTCGACGGAGCGGAGTGAAAGCGCCAGTATTGAGGATAACAAAGCCAATTCGAAGTCAGATGCCGAGGAGGACTCTTTAACATTTAATTGGCCGACCGAGGACCAGCAGTTCGAAGTTTACAAAACAAGCCTGAGAAGTAAGTCGGAGGAGACGGATTGGAactgggaggaggaggagactTGA